In the genome of Spirochaetia bacterium, one region contains:
- the metH gene encoding methionine synthase — translation MTRTEYLYKLASKRVLLLDGAFGTQLQKQHLDDEAYATDCIDGKDRVVYGLGEVLNLTRPDIIYGIHESYLDCGCDIITTNTFNCNALVLAEYDLEAYVGTIAQAACEIARSAAREAEHENGRYVFIAGSMGPTGKMLSFSTDAEDVTKRVPSYDDFVKAYEEEAVALLIGGCDILLLETAFDTLVCKAALEGIHHAFLTTDIERPIMVSLTLSDESGRSLSGQGLAAFHISLQEEKLFSLGLNCSLGAAELAPFIQQLDQFNVFYTSLHPNAGLPDENGNYAESPQHMVEQLLPLLKEGKVNVIGGCCGTGPAHIQALHAVLGQAVPRKRRQRPARLTLCGLDSFTLPDRIAVVGERNNVAGSKKFRDIVLERRWEDGLSIARAQVDKGADILDICMDGPMIDGVASMRIFLRYLVSDPKVSRVPFMIDSSDFEIVLTAFKELQGKCIVNSISLKEGETTFLEKAEKIHRAQAAMVVMLFDEKGQADTYERKCEVARRSYDLLVAAGIPSADIIFDPNVLAVATGIEEHDRCAKDFVDALRFIKENCPGTSCIGGVSNLSFSFRGNNAIRKAMHTVFLDRAFKDGLDLAIIDPGLDLDVEKVPTQIRSIITEALFDPSPEHREKLITLALELGNNKQRRSVRTAEPEWRNKDVASRLKHALLEGLDTFLETDVKELLAQVEKEGKSPVSIIEGPLMEGMGAVGDLFSQGKLFLPQIVKSARTMKKVVAYLQPSIESSLEQTGVSASTGTIVFATVKGDVHDIGKNICTLVLGCNGFRIIDLGVMVEAEKIVETAISQKADIICLSGLITPSLKEMEHTLDICREHGLEVPVIVGGATTSEAHTALRLRRHYPYVLQESDASSLARLASQLMSDRKGTFTTYDERYRLLVEMASKKDESNSSASVGYASCFDRRFIKKQPSAIPASLGVVTLEDITYARLEPYIRWNTLVHDLRVKPGTPQAAQLKEDIKALRDDAAIADLLDHCTKACMGMFRASGDGICIKVGSEQFCFPRQENAEGQTLCLADYCCEKDYIGLFALTAGLGVAETKSKLDEEDPYKGLLLQFLTIRMAEACSMLLEDEFAKVWGRPLIKPAPGYPICADHSAKEGIFRLLQAEERIGIRLTENYMMEPLQSICAFVFQGPDAAYFKMGKISHEQAEVLCTRKHCSLDDLQACGLQVMQ, via the coding sequence ATGACAAGGACAGAATATCTCTATAAGCTGGCTTCTAAACGTGTATTGCTTCTTGACGGTGCATTTGGAACGCAATTGCAGAAACAGCATCTGGATGATGAGGCTTATGCCACTGATTGTATCGATGGTAAGGATCGTGTTGTCTATGGCCTGGGAGAGGTCCTCAATCTGACTCGGCCCGATATCATCTACGGCATACATGAATCATATCTTGACTGCGGCTGTGATATCATCACGACGAACACTTTCAATTGCAATGCACTTGTCTTGGCTGAATATGATTTGGAGGCTTATGTAGGGACCATTGCCCAGGCCGCCTGTGAAATTGCCCGCTCGGCAGCCCGGGAAGCTGAACATGAAAACGGACGGTATGTCTTCATTGCAGGAAGCATGGGACCGACTGGGAAAATGCTTTCTTTTTCTACTGACGCGGAAGATGTGACCAAGCGGGTCCCTTCCTATGATGACTTTGTCAAAGCCTATGAAGAAGAAGCTGTTGCCTTGCTTATAGGCGGATGTGATATCCTCTTGCTTGAAACAGCTTTTGATACCTTGGTCTGCAAGGCCGCTTTGGAAGGGATTCATCATGCATTTCTGACTACGGACATTGAACGGCCCATTATGGTCAGCCTGACCCTCAGTGATGAAAGCGGAAGAAGCCTCAGCGGACAGGGGCTGGCAGCATTCCATATCTCGTTGCAGGAAGAAAAACTGTTTTCCTTGGGACTCAATTGTTCCCTTGGCGCTGCAGAACTGGCTCCTTTCATCCAACAGCTTGACCAATTCAATGTTTTCTATACTTCCTTGCATCCAAATGCAGGACTCCCCGATGAAAACGGCAATTATGCCGAAAGTCCTCAGCACATGGTTGAACAACTCCTTCCCCTGCTCAAAGAGGGCAAGGTCAATGTAATCGGAGGTTGCTGTGGTACCGGGCCAGCTCATATACAGGCTTTGCATGCCGTACTTGGGCAGGCTGTTCCACGGAAACGACGTCAAAGACCTGCAAGGCTGACGTTGTGCGGATTGGACAGTTTTACGCTTCCCGATAGAATTGCCGTGGTGGGGGAACGGAACAATGTCGCAGGCTCCAAGAAATTCCGTGATATTGTCTTGGAGAGAAGATGGGAAGATGGGTTGTCCATTGCCAGGGCTCAGGTAGACAAAGGTGCAGATATACTTGATATCTGTATGGATGGACCGATGATCGACGGTGTAGCCTCGATGCGGATATTCCTTCGGTACCTTGTTTCTGACCCGAAAGTAAGCAGGGTTCCCTTTATGATTGATTCTTCCGATTTTGAAATTGTCTTGACAGCATTCAAGGAACTGCAGGGCAAATGTATTGTCAATTCAATAAGTCTGAAGGAAGGTGAGACAACTTTCCTGGAAAAAGCTGAAAAGATACATAGGGCCCAGGCTGCAATGGTGGTCATGCTCTTTGATGAAAAAGGACAGGCCGATACTTATGAACGGAAGTGCGAAGTTGCCCGCAGATCCTATGACTTGCTTGTTGCTGCCGGCATTCCTTCCGCTGATATCATCTTCGATCCGAACGTGCTTGCTGTTGCAACTGGAATTGAAGAACATGACCGTTGCGCCAAGGATTTTGTAGATGCCTTGCGTTTCATCAAGGAAAACTGCCCAGGTACAAGTTGCATCGGCGGTGTGAGCAACCTGTCATTTTCCTTCCGAGGCAACAATGCTATAAGGAAGGCCATGCATACCGTTTTTCTGGACCGTGCGTTCAAAGATGGTCTTGACCTTGCTATAATTGACCCGGGACTTGACCTCGATGTTGAGAAAGTGCCGACGCAGATTCGGTCCATAATCACTGAAGCCTTATTTGATCCTTCTCCCGAACATCGTGAAAAACTCATAACACTGGCCCTTGAACTGGGAAACAACAAGCAACGGCGTTCCGTAAGGACTGCAGAACCGGAATGGAGAAACAAGGATGTAGCTTCACGTCTGAAACATGCCTTGTTGGAAGGTTTGGACACTTTCTTGGAGACGGATGTGAAGGAACTGCTTGCACAGGTAGAAAAAGAAGGTAAATCACCTGTTTCCATCATCGAAGGTCCCCTGATGGAAGGTATGGGAGCAGTCGGAGATCTTTTTTCCCAAGGAAAACTGTTTTTGCCTCAGATCGTAAAGAGTGCCAGGACGATGAAGAAGGTCGTTGCCTACCTGCAGCCATCCATTGAATCATCCTTGGAACAGACCGGAGTGTCTGCTTCTACAGGCACTATTGTGTTTGCGACTGTAAAAGGTGATGTACACGATATCGGCAAAAACATCTGTACCCTTGTGCTTGGGTGCAATGGCTTCAGGATCATTGACCTTGGAGTAATGGTGGAAGCAGAAAAAATCGTAGAGACTGCAATAAGCCAGAAGGCCGATATCATCTGTCTGTCAGGGCTGATCACTCCTTCATTGAAAGAAATGGAGCATACGTTGGATATCTGTCGTGAACATGGATTGGAAGTCCCTGTAATTGTCGGCGGAGCAACGACCAGCGAGGCTCATACGGCTCTTCGCCTTCGTCGCCATTATCCATATGTCCTGCAGGAGAGTGATGCTTCCAGTCTGGCCCGTCTGGCATCGCAGCTGATGAGCGACCGCAAGGGAACGTTCACTACCTACGATGAGCGTTATCGCCTTTTGGTTGAAATGGCCTCAAAGAAGGACGAAAGTAATTCATCTGCTTCGGTCGGATATGCTTCATGTTTTGACAGACGTTTCATAAAGAAACAGCCTTCTGCTATACCGGCTTCACTTGGGGTGGTTACCTTGGAGGACATCACGTATGCACGGCTTGAACCTTACATCCGGTGGAATACCTTGGTCCATGACCTGCGTGTCAAACCAGGTACACCGCAGGCGGCCCAGCTCAAGGAAGACATAAAAGCACTGCGTGATGATGCTGCAATAGCAGATTTGCTTGACCACTGTACAAAAGCCTGCATGGGAATGTTCCGAGCTTCCGGTGACGGTATCTGTATAAAAGTAGGGAGTGAACAATTTTGTTTTCCACGGCAGGAAAATGCAGAGGGACAGACGCTTTGCCTGGCTGATTATTGCTGTGAAAAAGATTACATTGGCCTGTTTGCCTTGACTGCCGGACTTGGTGTTGCAGAGACCAAAAGCAAGCTTGATGAGGAAGATCCCTATAAAGGCCTGCTTCTCCAATTCCTGACGATCAGAATGGCAGAAGCCTGTTCCATGCTGCTGGAAGATGAATTTGCAAAGGTCTGGGGCAGACCGTTGATCAAACCGGCGCCAGGGTATCCCATCTGTGCTGACCATAGCGCGAAAGAGGGAATCTTCCGTTTGCTCCAAGCCGAGGAAAGGATCGGGATCCGATTGACGGAAAACTATATGATGGAACCCTTGCAAAGTATCTGTGCTTTTGTTTTCCAAGGTCCTGATGCTGCATATTTCAAAATGGGAAAGATCAGCCATGAACAGGCAGAAGTGCTATGTACCCGCAAACATTGCTCACTTGATGACCTGCAGGCCTGCGGTCTGCAGGTCATGCAATAA
- a CDS encoding methylenetetrahydrofolate reductase yields MKVSQILSEAKHTLFTFEILPPLKGHTLDGITSTVDKLRQFNPAYFNITNHQIETVYEEKEDGTIIRKTVRKRPGTIALSAALQYRYSIPVVPHIICGGMSADEIENVLIELNFLGIENVFALRGDPPKGERRFVPCHGGWEHTDQLVRQIQAMNEGRYLDDELKDPVKSNFCIGVAGYPEKHFEAANKAIDIRNLKRKQDAGADYIVTQLFYDNEAYFSFVRECREEGITVPIIPGIKPFSKKRDLTMLPQTFSIDIPSELYDAVDKAGKPEEIRQIGIDWSISQVRQLIAAKVPAVHFYTMGSVDSVAKVVRESF; encoded by the coding sequence ATGAAAGTCAGCCAGATCCTGAGCGAAGCGAAGCATACCTTGTTTACGTTTGAGATCCTACCTCCGTTGAAAGGGCATACGTTGGATGGCATTACTTCGACCGTTGACAAACTCAGGCAGTTCAATCCTGCATATTTCAATATTACCAACCATCAGATTGAAACGGTCTATGAGGAAAAGGAAGACGGCACCATCATCAGGAAGACTGTCAGGAAACGGCCGGGAACGATTGCCTTGTCTGCGGCTCTCCAATACCGATACTCCATTCCTGTTGTTCCCCATATCATCTGTGGTGGCATGAGTGCCGATGAAATTGAAAACGTACTTATTGAACTGAATTTTTTGGGCATCGAAAATGTCTTTGCACTCAGAGGTGATCCCCCGAAAGGAGAACGTCGCTTTGTACCTTGCCATGGAGGCTGGGAACATACTGACCAGCTTGTCAGACAGATACAGGCCATGAATGAAGGCAGATATCTTGATGATGAACTGAAGGATCCTGTAAAGAGCAATTTCTGTATCGGAGTTGCCGGCTATCCTGAAAAGCATTTTGAAGCAGCAAACAAGGCTATTGATATCAGGAACCTGAAGCGGAAACAGGATGCCGGGGCAGATTATATCGTGACTCAGCTTTTTTATGACAATGAAGCTTATTTTTCATTTGTCAGGGAATGCCGCGAAGAGGGGATTACGGTTCCGATAATTCCAGGGATCAAACCATTCAGCAAAAAAAGGGACCTGACGATGTTACCCCAGACCTTTTCGATAGATATTCCCTCTGAATTGTATGATGCCGTGGACAAGGCAGGAAAACCTGAAGAAATCAGACAAATCGGTATTGATTGGTCCATTAGTCAAGTACGGCAACTGATTGCTGCAAAAGTACCTGCTGTCCATTTCTATACCATGGGGTCTGTGGACAGTGTTGCAAAAGTGGTAAGAGAAAGCTTTTAG